A genomic region of Rhipicephalus sanguineus isolate Rsan-2018 chromosome 3, BIME_Rsan_1.4, whole genome shotgun sequence contains the following coding sequences:
- the LOC125757566 gene encoding piggyBac transposable element-derived protein 4-like, producing MDNWYSSPILFRRLKESGSNAVGTVRLHRKNMPDEFKKLKMKKGECKALFARGIMALTWQDKKQVTMLSTLHNAANVTDSGKKGRQNGLPVLKPQVVLDYNRGMGGVDREDQQLASFPIMRRYAKGYKKIFFYIMDITVYNSYAPFVKATGKRLHYTDWKVNLAEAIFEETTLPLYHDRRNPPVAASPMRLQAAEWANFPRHILPNKVKQNPSRLCLVCKAHGKKSESRWECEKCEVALHMPVCFKLFHTRKSY from the coding sequence ATGGACAACTGGTATTCTTCACCGATACTGTTTCGTCGCCTTAAAGAATCTGGTTCGAATGCAGTCGGTACAGTTCGTCTACACCGTAAGAACATGCCAGATGAATTCAAGAAACTCAAGATGAAAAAAGGTGAATGCAAAGCTCTCTTTGCACGAGGCATCATGGCTCTGACATGGCAAGATAAAAAGCAAGTAACTATGCTCTCTACCTTGCACAATGCAGCTAATGTGACCGATTCAGGAAAGAAGGGTCGCCAGAACGGCTTGCCAGTTTTGAAACCGCAAGTTGTACTTGATTACAACCGAGGCATGGGAGGAGTTGATCGCGAGGACCAACAACTCGCTTCCTTTCCCATCATGAGAAGATATGCGAAAGGCTACAAGAAAATCTTCTTTTACATTATGGACATCACTGTGTATAACAGCTATGCTCCATTTGTCAAAGCAACTGGCAAGCGGCTCCACTACACTGATTGGAAGGTCAATCTCGCTGAGGCCATTTTCGAAGAGACCACTCTGCCCCTCTACCATGATCGAAGAAACCCGCCTGTAGCGGCctcaccaatgcgcctacaaGCCGCCGAATGGGCTAATTTTCCTCGCCACATCCTGCCAAACAAAGTCAAGCAAAATCCATCAAGACTTTGCTTAGTTTGTAAGGCACACGGCAAaaagtccgagagccgatgggagTGTGAAAAATGTGAAGTTGCTCTTCACATGCCCGTGTGCTTTAAACTTTTTCACACACGAAAGTCATACTGA